Proteins encoded in a region of the Pseudomonas viciae genome:
- a CDS encoding translation initiation factor Sui1: MAKKAASFAALGGLVFSTDAGRHCPDCRQPVDACICKQTAIPEGDGIARVRRESKGRGGKTVTTITGVPLAEDALKELATTLKKRCGTGGALKDGIIEIQGDHVELLLAELTKHGFKAKKSGG; the protein is encoded by the coding sequence GTGGCCAAAAAAGCCGCATCCTTCGCCGCCCTGGGCGGCCTGGTATTTTCTACCGACGCCGGTCGTCACTGCCCTGATTGCCGTCAACCGGTGGATGCCTGCATCTGCAAACAGACCGCCATCCCTGAAGGTGATGGCATCGCTCGCGTGCGCCGTGAAAGCAAAGGCCGCGGCGGCAAGACGGTGACCACGATCACCGGCGTGCCGTTGGCCGAAGACGCGCTCAAGGAACTGGCCACCACGTTGAAGAAACGCTGTGGCACCGGTGGCGCGTTGAAAGACGGCATCATCGAGATCCAGGGCGATCACGTCGAGCTGTTGCTGGCGGAACTGACCAAGCACGGTTTCAAGGCGAAAAAATCCGGCGGCTAG